Genomic segment of Panthera leo isolate Ple1 chromosome B2, P.leo_Ple1_pat1.1, whole genome shotgun sequence:
TTACTTTATATCAGTAGGCTGCGATcacacaaaatacctaggaatgcaGTGAGGTTTCAATGTCAGAAAATCTATATATGACCCAAAAAGtcaataaaccaaaaaataacattcatattaacTTCAAATGAATTCAACTCAATACTTGCATAAACAGAATTTGATCAATTTTACCACATGGCAAGGATTGTAAACGAAAAATCTATAGTAAATATATCTATGGAGAAATTAAATCCATTCCTTTTAAGATTATGCAAAAGGTAGGATATCCTTTATTACTACAaatgtttaacatagtattgaaGGTTCTAGACATCACTacgacaacaaaagaaaatcaaggctATGAAGATtgtaagggagagagaaaatggccgTAGATGATATAATCTACATATTGCAGAAGACGGAGCTCTGGAACCCCAATGCCCGAGTCCAAATCCAGACTCTGTACCTttcaagctgtgtgaccttggacagattCCTTCACCCTCCTCATGTCTGCTTCCCGCTCTGTATGATGGGGAAATAATGGTATCAACCTCCaaacataaatgaatacataagaaGCCTATAGAATAGAGCTTAGTAAATAGTAAGCAACTCAACTAATGTTCTTtatcattgtattattttaatcTAGGTCAGTGATTCTGAAATGCGAAGTTCTCAAAGAACCCCTGTTGAAGTGTTTCTCCTTCCCGCCCACTACCCATACCATGCTGCCTCCTCTTTTGCACTGTGTCCCTAGTACCCCCAGCTCTGGGATAACTCACAGAAGCCCCTGCACCCAGGGATGTTGTCGGGCCTCCTGGTCTTCAGGATGATGGTGCCAGTGATGATGCCTGCCACGCCCACCACCAGGCCCAGGGCACAGACCACAGTCTCCATTGTCTCAGGCACCTCCATAGGCTCCTGGGCCTCTGGggcacaaaggaaaaacaagagttAGAAAGTGCAGAGAGCAGGAGCTGGCCTCAGGTTTGGGGGTATAAAGAGTTAGAAACAATGAGACCACCGGTGAAATTTGGATAAAGTAGCAATAAAACACATGGGATTAAGAAAAGCAGGTGCTGTGGAAAGATGGATCCTGGAAATAGAGAGGGTGTCAGGACAGTGCTGGCAAAAGGAGGGGGCTCCATACCCCAGTGCTGAAGGAGCGGCTGGTCCAGGCCCCAGTGCTCCACCTTGCAGTCATAGACATCTTCAGCCGTGGGAATGAAGGTCAGGTAGTGGAACTTGTGGAACCTGAATTCTGTGCTAGGCAGGAAGATGCTCTCAGCCACACCTTTGGTGACCGTCTGCCCATTGCCCAGCCATGTGACATTGAGCACAGGTGGGAAGAACTTGTCCACATGGCAGATGAGGGTGTTGGGCTGTCCAAGCTCCACAGGCTCCTTGGGAAACACGGCCACCTCAGGTGGCTCTGAGAAAGGACAGAACCTGGTGAATCTGCTGCCTTTGGCTGTATCTCAAAggaccccaccaccccaccacctaTATTCTCCAGGTTAGGGGCCACCTTCCTCAGGCTGACCCTTTGCCCCCCACAGGCTTCCAGGTCAAAGTCATAGCTTCTCATACTCCTGACTGGCCTCCTTCAGCCCAACCCTTTTCttgaataagaagaaaatgtctcCTTTGATGACATAACCACCCAGCTTTGTGAGTTGAATATTGTTCActcacagggagagagaggttcATTCATGAGTGGACATCTAGGTCTCCCATTCTCTATGCAGCAGATGGGCTCTCCCATCCCTGCAGTTGGGTAGTAGAGAAATAAGCAAGAGCAAGCAGTACCATTTGTGGCCCTGGTGTGGTTGGACCGTTGGATCAGAGTGTTCAGGTTCTTCTTTGCCGTGACAATGTCAGCAATACCCCTCCAAGCATCAAAGTTGAAGACATGAATAAACTCTGGCAGATGCCAGATGGTCTCCTTCTTATCCAGATCCACATAGAACTCATCCTCATCAAACTCAAACATGTACTCTCCAGAGGGTCTGTGTGTCTGGACAAACTGGACATTGACACGTGGCCCACTGcatgaagaggaagaagggagattgAAGAACAGGTGACTATGTAAGAAAGTACACAGAACACAGGAAGCAAGGAGATAAGGAAATAGTAATAACATGAAtgaagaacacagaaaatgagaaatgcaagctgaaagaaaagaaatgggaagaaacaaTGAGAGATATGACTTACTGAAAATTCAGGTTGTTTCCCTTTATTCCAGAAAATTTAAGCATCCATCACTCCAGTACAAGAATAATCACAATGAACACAATAATAAGGTAATATTTATGGAGAACTTACTATGCATTCAATTTATTCTTTGCAACTTCATACCCCCAGGTAAAGCATTCTTTTGCATATTAGGGACCTGCccacagaggttaaataactagCCCAAGTTAGCACAATTCATGCTGAAAGGAAGATGGAATCATCCACTCCATCCACACCCACAACATCTCAGAAGCCTTGCAGAAAAAGACATATAAAGTTAATGATAAAGTCACAGAGTGgagtgggagaaaggggagagtggaataaaaatcttctggagtggaaaattttttaaattgtgaaggaaatgaaaagacgtCCAGAGTCTTGGTGCTACTTACAGACTTCTAGTTACTGTTTTAGCTTTACATGATGGTAGATCATGTAACCTTGTCCACAACACCTTCATTTaaggcattttaaatttt
This window contains:
- the LOC122220664 gene encoding RLA class II histocompatibility antigen, DP alpha-1 chain-like → MYGLRTVPGACGPRVNVQFVQTHRPSGEYMFEFDEDEFYVDLDKKETIWHLPEFIHVFNFDAWRGIADIVTAKKNLNTLIQRSNHTRATNEPPEVAVFPKEPVELGQPNTLICHVDKFFPPVLNVTWLGNGQTVTKGVAESIFLPSTEFRFHKFHYLTFIPTAEDVYDCKVEHWGLDQPLLQHWEAQEPMEVPETMETVVCALGLVVGVAGIITGTIILKTRRPDNIPGCRGFSPKPPSRHQRQREGARTLLHTQSARPAPRPASAPGPASPRFGPFSSTSSVTGVSFPGSPRKRALSSRLRPARPDAAPRETAGALGVPATRSALRAAEAQSWGRPTPTPRKPDDPPGRTRAVRTAVPRPPASPHP